TTCGCCGGTGCGTGCGGCCAGGGGGTCGGCGTCCATGTCCGGTGGCAAGGGGATGTGGGCGGGCTTGCCCCACTTCACGCCACGACTCAATTGCACGGGCAGGTGTTCGCCTGCGCCGCTGGCCTTGCCCAGGGCCACCGTGACATCGGTGCCGCGGGCGCGGGCCAGGGTAAAGGCTTGGTCCAGGCTGCCGACGATCTCCTGATGGGCGGCGGCGAGTTCCGTCGATCCGGTGTCCCAGGCGGCGGTGACCACGCCCGCGAGAAGCGCGATCAGGGCCATGACGACCGTGAGTTCGAGCAGGGAGGTGCCCCGCTGGGAAGTGCGTCGGCAGTCCAGACTCATGGCGCGCTCCTAGTTCTTGGCAGCCGCAGGGCGCGGCGCAGAGGTGGCAGCCAGGAAGGGCTT
This sequence is a window from Geothrix sp. PMB-07. Protein-coding genes within it:
- a CDS encoding Tfp pilus assembly protein FimT/FimU yields the protein MSLDCRRTSQRGTSLLELTVVMALIALLAGVVTAAWDTGSTELAAAHQEIVGSLDQAFTLARARGTDVTVALGKASGAGEHLPVQLSRGVKWGKPAHIPLPPDMDADPLAARTGESHPLITVTPRHTTLASAWFVNNGKEALCMRLNGKGHLKVLRWRRELSKWTRV